From one Paenibacillus terrae HPL-003 genomic stretch:
- a CDS encoding cobyrinate a,c-diamide synthase — protein MTDRNKQDVRTDQALVAHRSRIVVAGTGSGAGKTTVTLGLMKAFADSGLRVQGFKCGPDYIDPTYHTAATGTPSRNLDSWMTSPDTVRETFIRASKGADISVIEGVMGLYDGKDPLSNTGSTAEIAMLTDSPVLLVVDVRSMARSAAAIVLGFQRLEPKLCIAGVIVNRCGSQGHYGIVKKAIEQECGIPVLGWLKRDDGLEIPERHLGLVPAVERGELEPLFQRAAELIRAGTDLAALRALADSAPPLSLPAQPLFAPDRLWSETQADAGERPVIAVARDAAFNFYYPENLDLLRQSGAELSFFSPLAGERVPEQASGLYLGGGFPEEFATDIAANKGFLEDIRNAVSQDMPVFAECGGYMVLARTLTDRSGAVHIMAGVIPSDVRMQEKRAALGYREATALQDCLLLEAGEIIRGHEFHYSVMAYDESASPYPYAYQTKGMRGLQSEGYAKGNLLAAYTHIHLASLPKAAARWVEKCRAYGQ, from the coding sequence ATGACTGATCGCAATAAGCAGGATGTGCGAACAGATCAGGCCCTTGTTGCACACAGAAGCCGTATCGTCGTGGCTGGAACGGGCAGCGGTGCGGGCAAAACGACCGTCACCCTCGGGCTGATGAAGGCTTTTGCCGACAGCGGCCTGCGGGTGCAGGGTTTTAAGTGCGGGCCGGATTATATTGATCCGACCTATCATACCGCCGCGACCGGAACGCCTTCGCGTAATCTCGATTCATGGATGACCTCGCCGGATACGGTGCGTGAAACCTTTATCCGTGCCTCCAAAGGTGCGGATATTTCCGTGATTGAAGGCGTCATGGGGCTTTATGACGGCAAGGACCCGCTCAGCAACACAGGGTCGACTGCGGAAATCGCCATGCTGACGGATAGCCCTGTGCTGCTGGTCGTTGACGTGCGCAGCATGGCACGAAGCGCGGCCGCTATTGTACTCGGTTTCCAGCGTCTGGAGCCGAAGCTGTGTATTGCGGGTGTGATCGTGAACCGCTGCGGAAGCCAAGGGCATTACGGCATTGTCAAAAAGGCGATCGAGCAGGAGTGCGGCATCCCCGTGCTCGGCTGGCTCAAACGCGACGATGGGCTGGAGATTCCCGAGCGTCATCTGGGCTTGGTCCCGGCTGTCGAACGCGGCGAGCTGGAGCCGCTCTTCCAACGGGCAGCAGAGTTGATCCGCGCAGGCACGGATTTGGCCGCGCTGCGGGCACTGGCGGACTCGGCTCCGCCGCTGTCTCTGCCAGCGCAGCCGTTATTTGCCCCGGATCGGCTTTGGTCAGAGACGCAAGCCGACGCCGGGGAACGTCCGGTCATTGCCGTTGCCAGAGATGCGGCGTTCAACTTTTACTACCCGGAAAATTTGGATTTGCTGCGTCAGTCGGGAGCTGAACTTTCCTTTTTCAGTCCGCTGGCGGGAGAACGTGTACCTGAGCAGGCAAGCGGCCTATACCTGGGCGGCGGTTTCCCCGAGGAGTTTGCCACAGATATCGCTGCAAATAAGGGCTTTTTGGAAGATATCCGCAACGCAGTGAGCCAGGATATGCCTGTATTCGCCGAATGCGGTGGTTACATGGTGCTGGCGCGTACGCTTACTGATCGTTCCGGTGCTGTACATATCATGGCGGGGGTGATCCCGTCCGACGTGCGAATGCAGGAAAAGCGGGCTGCTCTCGGATACCGGGAAGCAACTGCATTACAGGATTGCTTGCTGCTGGAGGCCGGTGAGATCATTCGGGGCCATGAGTTTCATTATTCCGTGATGGCCTATGATGAGTCAGCCTCCCCGTATCCTTATGCCTATCAAACCAAGGGGATGCGCGGGCTCCAGAGCGAAGGCTATGCGAAGGGAAACCTGTTGGCAGCCTACACGCATATTCACCTTGCCTCTCTTCCCAAGGCGGCAGCACGCTGGGTGGAAAAGTGCAGGGCATACGGTCAGTAA
- a CDS encoding ThuA domain-containing protein, producing MERRKALLLGDYTYPEFHPLQGVDGEISHILQDWMTVQCSENRKMLLKENLASFDLCISYCDSRKEVLSPQQAAGLLSYVSGGGGLLVLHNGITLQGRYEIAQLIGARFLRHPAAGQLSFKVTEPDHPIMEGIEPFEIEEEPYRFDFDPFTEKTLLMEFEHEGQWWPAAWSLSYGLGRVVYLMPGHNQPSFQHEGYRKLILQAAKWAGRLPG from the coding sequence ATGGAAAGAAGAAAAGCATTGTTGTTAGGAGATTATACGTATCCGGAGTTTCACCCGCTACAAGGGGTGGACGGAGAGATTAGCCATATTTTACAGGATTGGATGACGGTACAATGCAGCGAAAATCGTAAAATGCTGCTCAAGGAAAACCTGGCCTCATTTGATTTATGCATCTCATACTGCGACAGCCGCAAGGAGGTACTGTCTCCCCAGCAAGCAGCAGGGTTGCTATCCTACGTCAGTGGCGGGGGTGGACTGCTCGTGCTGCATAACGGAATTACATTGCAAGGCCGATATGAAATTGCACAGCTCATTGGGGCGCGTTTTTTGCGGCATCCTGCTGCGGGCCAGCTGTCCTTCAAGGTGACGGAGCCGGACCATCCGATTATGGAAGGAATTGAACCGTTTGAGATCGAGGAGGAGCCGTATCGGTTTGATTTTGATCCGTTTACTGAAAAAACACTGTTGATGGAATTCGAGCATGAGGGCCAATGGTGGCCAGCAGCATGGTCGTTGTCCTATGGCTTGGGGCGGGTTGTCTACTTGATGCCTGGGCACAATCAGCCAAGCTTCCAGCATGAAGGATATCGCAAGTTGATTCTTCAGGCTGCCAAGTGGGCCGGACGCTTGCCGGGCTAG
- a CDS encoding amino acid ABC transporter permease, whose product MNLDWEFIVESLPLYGEAMWLTLKIAFWAILFSLIVGLLCSIVLYYKVKGISGIIVAYTELSRNTPLLVQLYFLYYGFTKMGLHMSEMTCAIVGMTFLGGGYMTEAFRGGIEAVSKTQMESGVSLGLSKVQLARYVILPQAFAISVPSLGANAIFLLKETSIVGAIALLDVMNVAKDLIGMYYKTAESLILLVLAYLVLLLPLSILLTWVERKVRYAEFGD is encoded by the coding sequence ATGAATTTAGACTGGGAGTTTATCGTAGAGAGCTTGCCGCTGTATGGTGAGGCGATGTGGCTCACCCTGAAGATTGCTTTTTGGGCCATTCTCTTTTCGCTGATCGTCGGTTTGCTGTGCAGTATCGTGTTGTATTACAAGGTGAAGGGCATCAGCGGCATCATTGTAGCGTATACCGAGCTTTCCCGAAATACACCGCTGCTTGTACAACTGTATTTTCTGTATTATGGCTTTACCAAAATGGGTCTGCATATGAGTGAAATGACGTGCGCCATCGTGGGCATGACCTTTTTGGGCGGAGGGTATATGACAGAGGCATTCCGTGGCGGGATTGAAGCGGTGAGTAAAACTCAGATGGAATCCGGGGTTAGCTTGGGACTGTCCAAGGTGCAACTGGCGCGATATGTTATTTTACCGCAGGCCTTTGCCATCAGTGTTCCGTCGTTGGGTGCGAACGCCATTTTTCTGCTCAAGGAGACTTCCATTGTCGGCGCTATTGCTTTGCTAGATGTCATGAATGTGGCAAAAGACCTGATCGGCATGTACTACAAAACGGCGGAATCGCTAATTTTGCTGGTGCTGGCTTATCTCGTCCTGCTTTTGCCTCTGTCGATACTGCTGACATGGGTGGAAAGGAAGGTGCGATATGCAGAATTCGGGGATTAA
- a CDS encoding AbrB/MazE/SpoVT family DNA-binding domain-containing protein: protein MKRTGMTRPLDSLGRIVLPKELRMTMEIDIGDPLEFFIEDQTLMLRKYKSTNCIFCGAVDTNTYFKDQFICDECAAAMKTEDLPLVTVAETHLAPIKQNMHLKKIYQRTDVILEKMRELMEEHPASSQKQLASMLGVSQGRISQLKKLM, encoded by the coding sequence ATGAAGAGGACTGGAATGACCCGGCCTTTGGACAGCTTGGGACGAATTGTGCTTCCTAAAGAGTTGCGCATGACGATGGAGATTGACATCGGCGATCCATTAGAGTTTTTTATTGAAGACCAGACACTCATGCTCCGTAAGTACAAATCAACCAATTGCATATTTTGCGGTGCGGTTGATACGAACACTTATTTTAAAGACCAGTTTATTTGCGACGAATGTGCAGCAGCGATGAAAACGGAAGATTTACCTCTGGTCACAGTGGCAGAAACCCATTTAGCTCCTATCAAGCAAAATATGCATTTGAAAAAGATTTATCAGCGTACAGATGTCATTCTGGAAAAAATGAGAGAGCTTATGGAAGAACATCCAGCATCCTCTCAAAAACAACTCGCTTCTATGCTAGGTGTGAGTCAGGGAAGGATTTCCCAGTTGAAGAAGCTCATGTGA
- a CDS encoding cobalt-precorrin 5A hydrolase, giving the protein MSNPFAAVAITKHGVEMVRNLGASFPGTDVYYMSKFERGDEQERGIQLFEGSVKLILPDLFKQYNGIILFISLGAVVRMIAPILVDKKVDPAVVVIDDRGEHVISVLSGHLGGANELTRHVASVLGARPVITTASDVQGTIPVDMFGRELGWVVDSFDKATPVSAAVVNEEPVAIVQETGERNWWRYDKPVPAHIKVYASMAEASLEPFNAALVISDRLLEPEEEGRFLTNGVLYRPKSLVLGIGCNRGTAVEELEAGVLDTLNELRLSVKSVRNIATIDLKKDEEGLLALCTKYGWELVTYTPSELNTVQLPNPSETVFKYTGAYGVSEPSALLSSGADHWLLEKKKSGNMTISVARVSYD; this is encoded by the coding sequence GTGAGTAATCCATTTGCTGCTGTGGCGATCACGAAGCACGGAGTGGAAATGGTTCGTAATTTAGGAGCCAGCTTTCCGGGAACGGATGTGTATTACATGTCCAAGTTTGAGCGTGGTGACGAGCAGGAGCGCGGCATTCAATTGTTTGAAGGCTCGGTTAAGCTGATTTTGCCGGATTTATTTAAACAATATAACGGTATTATTTTGTTTATTTCCCTCGGTGCGGTCGTTCGTATGATTGCGCCGATTCTAGTGGATAAAAAGGTAGACCCGGCGGTGGTCGTCATTGATGATCGCGGTGAGCATGTCATTAGCGTACTGTCGGGGCATTTGGGCGGTGCCAATGAACTGACTCGTCATGTGGCTTCGGTACTCGGCGCACGTCCGGTGATTACGACCGCATCGGATGTGCAGGGCACGATTCCGGTGGACATGTTCGGCCGGGAATTGGGTTGGGTGGTCGACAGCTTCGACAAGGCTACCCCGGTGAGCGCGGCAGTAGTGAATGAGGAGCCTGTGGCGATCGTGCAAGAGACAGGCGAACGAAACTGGTGGCGTTATGACAAGCCTGTGCCTGCCCATATCAAGGTATATGCTTCGATGGCAGAAGCTTCACTAGAGCCGTTCAATGCGGCACTGGTCATTAGTGACCGTTTGCTGGAGCCGGAGGAAGAGGGACGGTTTCTAACTAATGGCGTACTGTATCGTCCGAAAAGTCTGGTGCTCGGCATCGGCTGTAATCGGGGTACTGCTGTGGAGGAGCTGGAGGCTGGCGTGCTGGACACCTTGAATGAGCTTCGCTTGTCTGTGAAAAGCGTGCGCAATATTGCGACCATTGATCTGAAAAAGGATGAAGAGGGCTTGCTTGCCCTTTGCACCAAATACGGCTGGGAGCTGGTGACGTACACCCCGTCAGAGCTAAACACCGTGCAGCTTCCCAATCCATCGGAAACAGTCTTTAAGTATACAGGAGCGTACGGTGTCAGCGAGCCTTCAGCCCTGTTATCCTCCGGTGCAGATCATTGGCTGCTGGAGAAGAAAAAAAGCGGCAATATGACAATATCCGTAGCACGGGTTTCTTATGACTGA
- a CDS encoding phasin family protein, whose amino-acid sequence MSDLFKKAISLGWGLTIVSKEKVEKAVEDLVNRGELAPSESKALVDRLIERGAEEQGQFKTAIREQVSRILQELDVPTENDVASLEQRVASLEKQVAELEKEKAALTGSSDAEEGNQLD is encoded by the coding sequence ATGAGCGATTTGTTCAAAAAAGCCATCTCATTGGGATGGGGCCTCACCATTGTCAGCAAAGAAAAGGTGGAAAAAGCCGTCGAGGATCTTGTGAACCGGGGAGAACTTGCACCATCGGAATCCAAAGCACTGGTCGATCGTCTGATCGAACGGGGCGCAGAGGAACAGGGACAATTCAAAACGGCGATCCGCGAGCAGGTTAGCCGCATTTTGCAGGAACTGGACGTACCTACCGAAAATGATGTCGCAAGTTTGGAGCAACGTGTGGCATCCCTGGAAAAACAGGTAGCGGAGCTGGAAAAAGAAAAGGCGGCGCTTACGGGTTCGAGCGATGCTGAAGAAGGGAACCAACTGGATTAA
- a CDS encoding amino acid ABC transporter permease: MQNSGINVLFEGSNFERLLGGLLVTMEIAFISIVIGTVLGIVMGLLRTLKSGPIRFVLRLYLETFRIIPILVWLYVVYFGFTPLLNVNISGELTAIIVFSLWGAAEIGDIVRGALESLPKHQVESGQALGLTYRQLYRHVLIPQAVRRMLPGSINLATRMIKTTSLVVLIGVVEVVKVGQQIIELGVIKAPAASFWVYGFIFILYFLVCYPLSRLSKRFERKWQN; the protein is encoded by the coding sequence ATGCAGAATTCGGGGATTAATGTGCTTTTTGAAGGTTCCAATTTTGAGCGTCTGTTAGGTGGCTTGCTCGTTACGATGGAAATTGCGTTTATTTCGATTGTAATCGGAACAGTGCTGGGCATCGTGATGGGGCTATTGCGCACTTTAAAGTCAGGACCGATTCGATTTGTATTGCGGCTTTATCTGGAGACGTTTCGCATTATTCCGATTTTGGTTTGGCTGTATGTGGTGTACTTTGGCTTCACGCCTTTGCTGAATGTGAACATTAGCGGGGAACTAACGGCAATTATCGTGTTTAGCTTATGGGGTGCGGCGGAGATTGGTGACATCGTTCGTGGTGCGCTGGAATCGTTGCCCAAGCATCAGGTGGAATCCGGGCAAGCGCTCGGTCTGACATATAGACAACTGTACCGTCATGTGCTCATACCTCAGGCGGTACGCCGAATGCTGCCGGGTTCTATTAACCTGGCAACCCGGATGATCAAAACAACGTCATTGGTGGTGCTGATCGGCGTGGTAGAGGTGGTAAAGGTCGGGCAACAGATTATTGAGCTGGGTGTGATTAAAGCGCCTGCGGCATCTTTTTGGGTGTACGGCTTTATTTTTATACTATATTTTCTCGTGTGTTATCCGTTATCCAGACTTTCCAAAAGATTTGAACGCAAATGGCAAAATTAG
- a CDS encoding PIN domain-containing protein → MGYLFDTNAAIALHRLDSSLDRVIRQAEKDKENIFFSVITQSEFIAGLSTDTDLDLIPFLSGDFIAVDSEIAVKAGRIRREQKEKFARKLKTPDALILATAIINRLVLVTADQDLQFAESEYKVKMINFNRSES, encoded by the coding sequence ATGGGGTATTTATTTGACACGAATGCAGCCATTGCCCTTCATAGACTTGACTCATCCTTGGATAGAGTAATACGACAAGCTGAGAAAGATAAAGAAAATATTTTCTTTTCTGTCATAACTCAGTCCGAGTTTATAGCTGGGTTGTCCACAGATACTGACTTAGATTTGATACCTTTTCTTAGCGGGGATTTTATTGCAGTTGATTCAGAGATTGCAGTTAAAGCCGGGCGTATCAGAAGAGAACAAAAGGAAAAGTTTGCAAGAAAGCTTAAGACCCCGGATGCTTTGATTCTTGCGACAGCTATTATAAACAGATTGGTGCTGGTTACGGCGGATCAAGATTTGCAGTTTGCGGAATCCGAGTATAAGGTTAAGATGATAAACTTTAACAGGTCGGAGTCTTAG
- a CDS encoding cysteine ABC transporter substrate-binding protein: MKKGLKLTALLLAVSLLLIGLTGCAGAGGNTNSSSGSAKFASIEDIKKNGKIRIGVFADKPPFGYVDSEGKNQGFDVYIAKRFAKDLLGDESKVEFVLVDAASRVAYLQSNKVDIIMANFTVTDERKEKVDFANPYMKLSFGIVSPDSAPITTIDQLKNSDQKLIVAKGTTAETYFTKNYPDIKLLKFDQYTEIFSALKDKRGAAIANDNTELIAWAKANPGFTVTIPAFGGQDTIAPAVAKGNKELLDWINNELDTLGKENFVHQAYKDTLTSVYGEGFTDQLVVEGGKVE; encoded by the coding sequence ATGAAAAAAGGGTTGAAGTTAACGGCATTATTGCTGGCTGTAAGCTTGCTGCTTATCGGATTGACGGGCTGCGCGGGAGCAGGAGGCAATACCAACAGCAGTTCAGGCTCGGCAAAATTTGCTTCGATTGAGGACATTAAAAAGAACGGCAAAATCCGAATTGGTGTATTCGCGGATAAGCCTCCGTTTGGCTACGTGGATTCGGAAGGGAAAAATCAGGGCTTTGACGTATATATTGCGAAACGATTTGCCAAGGACCTTTTGGGCGATGAGTCCAAAGTAGAATTCGTTCTGGTGGATGCCGCTAGCCGGGTCGCTTATTTGCAATCCAACAAGGTAGACATCATCATGGCTAACTTTACTGTGACGGACGAGCGCAAAGAAAAGGTCGATTTTGCTAATCCGTATATGAAATTATCCTTTGGTATTGTATCACCCGACAGCGCTCCGATCACTACAATTGATCAATTGAAGAACTCGGATCAGAAGCTGATTGTCGCAAAAGGAACGACGGCTGAGACCTATTTTACGAAAAATTATCCTGACATCAAGCTGCTCAAATTCGATCAGTACACAGAAATTTTCTCAGCTCTCAAAGACAAGCGCGGCGCTGCCATCGCTAACGATAATACAGAGCTGATTGCTTGGGCGAAAGCCAATCCCGGTTTCACCGTAACCATTCCAGCCTTTGGCGGCCAGGATACCATTGCCCCCGCAGTAGCGAAGGGAAATAAAGAGCTGCTGGACTGGATCAACAATGAGCTGGATACGCTGGGCAAGGAAAACTTTGTCCATCAAGCCTACAAGGACACACTGA
- a CDS encoding ABC1 kinase family protein has translation MAVRIKHAGRYREIAMALARHGFGYMVEEMGLFQLLSLPRKWLMRETPESKTLGERIRLVLEDLGPAFIKLGQLASTRTDLLPEPIIRELVKLQDQVPPFSAEIARGILEQELDTSLENIMTRFDDVPLAAASIGQVHLGKLHSGELVAIKIQRPGVNRIIRRDLDILRELTAMAVKRWAWVERYQLSQMVEELGRSLIQELDYNHEARNTEKISLQFEQDPHIHIPKIYWDHTSSRVLTMEFLDGTHLGNREELLRHGYNLKDLAQRLVNSMLHQIFIEGFFHADPHPGNLLVLKNGSLAYLDFGMTGRLSEEMKNHLASLIIALMRKNTDAMVRAIERLGLVEPDTDMNALRADLDKMREDYSDVPFSQVSIGNALNDLFGAAQRHRIGLPSDVLLLGKSLLTLEGVIEHLDPDLSILALAEPFGSKLLKERFSGRRIRGKLLGGATELVETLMELPGQARHLASIISKGKLKLEVTVPELEMLLRRLDQISNRLSFSIVLLAFCIIMVGLIIGSSLNHQATMLWNVPAIEIGFVVALLMVAFLLYSIFKSGRF, from the coding sequence ATGGCGGTTCGTATAAAGCACGCCGGTCGTTACCGGGAAATTGCCATGGCGCTGGCGCGTCATGGCTTTGGCTATATGGTGGAGGAAATGGGCCTGTTCCAGCTATTATCGCTGCCCCGTAAGTGGCTGATGAGAGAAACGCCAGAGTCCAAAACGCTGGGCGAACGGATTCGGCTGGTGCTGGAGGATCTGGGGCCTGCGTTTATTAAGCTTGGACAGTTGGCAAGTACGCGCACAGACCTGTTGCCAGAGCCGATTATCCGTGAGCTGGTCAAGCTTCAGGATCAGGTGCCGCCTTTTTCCGCTGAAATAGCACGCGGCATTTTGGAACAGGAGCTGGACACGTCATTGGAGAATATTATGACCCGTTTTGACGATGTTCCGCTGGCTGCCGCTTCCATTGGTCAGGTGCATCTGGGTAAGCTGCACAGCGGAGAGCTGGTCGCCATTAAAATCCAACGCCCCGGCGTGAACCGCATCATTCGGCGGGATCTGGATATCTTGCGGGAACTGACTGCAATGGCCGTCAAACGCTGGGCATGGGTGGAACGCTATCAGCTTAGCCAGATGGTGGAGGAGCTGGGCAGATCGCTCATTCAGGAGCTGGATTACAACCATGAAGCCCGCAATACGGAGAAAATCTCGCTCCAGTTCGAGCAGGACCCGCATATCCATATTCCGAAAATATATTGGGACCATACCTCTTCACGTGTGTTAACCATGGAGTTTTTGGATGGTACCCATCTGGGCAATCGCGAAGAGCTATTACGTCATGGATATAATTTAAAAGATCTGGCACAGCGGCTGGTAAACAGTATGCTGCATCAAATCTTTATTGAGGGTTTTTTTCACGCCGATCCTCATCCGGGGAATTTGCTTGTCCTGAAAAATGGCAGTCTCGCTTATTTGGACTTCGGCATGACCGGGCGGCTGAGTGAAGAGATGAAGAATCATCTTGCCTCGCTTATTATCGCGCTGATGCGCAAAAATACCGATGCCATGGTTCGGGCTATCGAACGGCTGGGGCTGGTTGAGCCAGATACGGATATGAACGCGCTGCGTGCCGATCTGGATAAGATGCGCGAGGATTACTCGGACGTTCCATTCTCGCAGGTCAGCATCGGGAATGCCCTGAACGACCTGTTCGGCGCAGCACAGCGGCACCGGATCGGCCTGCCTTCAGACGTCTTGCTGCTCGGCAAGTCGCTGCTGACGCTGGAAGGGGTCATTGAGCATCTCGATCCTGATCTTAGCATTCTTGCTCTGGCGGAGCCTTTCGGCAGCAAGCTGTTAAAGGAGCGCTTTAGTGGTCGCCGTATCCGGGGCAAGCTGCTGGGCGGTGCGACCGAGCTGGTCGAGACGCTGATGGAGCTTCCAGGGCAGGCAAGGCATCTGGCTTCGATTATCAGCAAGGGCAAGCTTAAGCTGGAGGTCACCGTGCCGGAACTGGAAATGCTCCTGCGCAGGCTGGATCAAATCAGCAATCGCCTGTCGTTCAGCATCGTTCTGCTGGCGTTCTGCATTATTATGGTCGGCCTAATTATCGGTTCATCACTGAATCATCAGGCGACCATGTTGTGGAATGTGCCTGCGATTGAGATTGGCTTTGTCGTCGCTCTCTTAATGGTTGCCTTTTTGCTGTATTCTATTTTTAAATCGGGAAGATTTTAG
- a CDS encoding SulP family inorganic anion transporter → MNLRQQWFGNIRADILAGMTVALALIPEAIAFSIIAGVNPMVGLYASISMAIVISFAGGRPAMISAATGAVAVLVVGLVKDYGVEYLFAATILAGIIQVLLGVLKIGRFISFISQPVMTGFVNALAILVFMAQLTHFHGANWIMYTMVAGTLLIVYILPKFVKSIPAPLTAIVIMTIITYAFGLNVKTVGDIGTLTSSLPSFHLPQIEWSLHTLWILLPYSFTMALVGLLESLLTASILDEMTETKSNKNREARGQGIANFVNGFFGGMGGCAMIGQSVINVSSGGRGRLSTFTAGVFLAFLLLVLGGVVKEVPMGALVGVMFMVCIGTVDWNSLRNIARAPKADTFIMVTTVVIVVATHDLSKGVIVGVLLSALHFGWKMAKIRINTTEDNDEKVYHVRGPMFFASTTHFVDHFEPSDDPKRVVVDFSQSHIWDHSAVTAIGKVLQKYTKSGKSMTLRGLNEESRLIVERLGGPVVTEPLV, encoded by the coding sequence ATGAATCTTAGACAACAATGGTTCGGTAATATCCGGGCTGATATACTTGCAGGTATGACCGTGGCGCTGGCGCTGATCCCGGAGGCGATTGCCTTCTCGATCATTGCGGGCGTCAATCCGATGGTCGGACTGTACGCCTCCATTTCCATGGCAATCGTCATTTCTTTTGCAGGCGGACGTCCGGCGATGATCTCGGCAGCAACCGGGGCTGTAGCGGTACTGGTCGTCGGTTTGGTGAAGGATTATGGCGTGGAATATCTGTTTGCGGCTACTATTTTGGCAGGTATTATTCAGGTGCTGCTGGGTGTTTTGAAAATAGGACGTTTTATAAGCTTTATTTCGCAGCCAGTCATGACCGGGTTTGTGAATGCGCTGGCGATTCTCGTCTTTATGGCGCAGCTCACCCACTTTCACGGAGCCAACTGGATCATGTATACGATGGTGGCGGGTACGCTGCTCATTGTGTATATTTTGCCGAAGTTTGTAAAAAGCATTCCCGCTCCATTGACAGCAATCGTCATCATGACGATCATCACGTATGCATTCGGGTTAAATGTCAAAACCGTAGGGGATATAGGTACGCTGACCAGCTCACTGCCTTCCTTCCATTTACCGCAAATTGAGTGGTCGTTGCATACTTTGTGGATACTGCTGCCATATTCCTTTACGATGGCGCTGGTTGGACTGCTGGAATCGTTGCTGACAGCCAGTATTTTGGATGAAATGACCGAAACGAAAAGCAATAAAAACCGGGAAGCCCGAGGACAAGGGATTGCCAACTTTGTAAATGGTTTTTTCGGCGGTATGGGTGGTTGTGCCATGATCGGACAATCCGTTATTAATGTTAGTTCGGGAGGTAGAGGGCGTTTGTCCACCTTCACGGCAGGAGTGTTTCTGGCCTTTCTGCTGCTGGTGCTCGGCGGGGTTGTGAAGGAAGTACCGATGGGCGCATTGGTGGGAGTCATGTTCATGGTGTGTATCGGGACGGTGGACTGGAACTCGCTCCGAAACATAGCCAGGGCTCCCAAAGCGGACACGTTTATCATGGTTACGACGGTCGTCATTGTGGTGGCTACGCATGATTTGTCCAAAGGTGTTATCGTGGGCGTACTGCTGAGTGCCCTGCATTTTGGCTGGAAAATGGCTAAAATCCGCATCAACACAACAGAGGACAATGATGAAAAGGTGTACCATGTTAGGGGGCCGATGTTCTTCGCTTCAACGACGCATTTTGTCGACCATTTTGAACCTTCGGATGATCCGAAACGCGTGGTGGTGGATTTCAGCCAATCGCATATTTGGGACCATTCTGCGGTAACCGCTATTGGGAAAGTGCTGCAAAAGTACACGAAATCCGGTAAATCCATGACCCTGCGGGGACTGAACGAGGAAAGCCGTTTGATTGTGGAAAGGCTCGGCGGACCTGTAGTTACGGAGCCGCTGGTGTGA
- a CDS encoding amino acid ABC transporter ATP-binding protein produces the protein MAEALEVLLEIRGLDKSFGDRKVLQQIDLEVTKGEVVVILGPSGCGKSTLLRCLNGLEPVQGGDIRYRGQDLTDKKVNWREVRQHIGMVFQNYELFPHMTVLENILLGPLKVQRRNKQEAFKQAEQLLERVGLLDRKDAYPRQLSGGQKQRIAIVRALCMNPEIMLFDEVTASLDPEMVREVLDVMRELARQGMTMIIVTHEMGFAKSVGDRIVFMDQGQICEMTTPQQFFTRPETERAQHFLDIFQYETL, from the coding sequence ATGGCAGAGGCTTTGGAGGTATTACTGGAGATTCGAGGGCTGGACAAAAGCTTCGGTGATCGAAAGGTACTCCAACAGATTGATCTGGAGGTAACAAAGGGGGAGGTCGTGGTTATTCTTGGCCCTTCGGGTTGCGGGAAAAGCACACTTCTGCGATGCCTCAATGGTCTGGAGCCAGTCCAAGGCGGAGATATCCGATATAGAGGGCAGGATCTTACGGACAAAAAAGTGAATTGGCGGGAGGTACGGCAGCATATTGGGATGGTATTCCAGAACTATGAGCTGTTTCCCCATATGACAGTCTTGGAAAATATACTGCTAGGCCCGCTTAAAGTGCAGCGGAGAAACAAGCAGGAAGCGTTCAAGCAAGCGGAGCAATTATTGGAACGGGTCGGTCTGCTGGATCGCAAAGATGCGTATCCGAGACAATTATCTGGCGGACAAAAGCAACGGATTGCGATTGTACGCGCACTGTGTATGAACCCCGAAATTATGCTCTTTGACGAAGTCACGGCATCCTTGGACCCGGAAATGGTCAGGGAGGTGCTGGATGTGATGCGGGAGCTGGCCCGACAGGGAATGACGATGATTATCGTGACGCATGAGATGGGATTCGCCAAGTCGGTAGGGGATCGCATAGTTTTTATGGATCAAGGACAAATATGCGAAATGACCACGCCGCAGCAATTTTTTACCCGACCGGAAACAGAGCGTGCCCAGCACTTTCTGGATATATTTCAGTACGAAACTTTATAA